GACTAATTTTGGGAAAGCCGCTCAACTTAGGAAACGTCTCACATTAACAGTTCCGGAAAACTTACATGATGAAGCTGTTTTCAACTCTATTTTGAATGAACATCTTACATTCTTTGCACTCCGTTCAATTGAAACAGCAAATCAAGGAACAATGATCCAACTGCAATATGTGATACAAAATAAGCCAGGCGTAAATGACAAGATATTAATGGATGAATTACGTAAAGCCAATGGGAATTTGAAAGTGGCCATTAATTATTTAAGTACAGAAGTTTATTACTAATATACATAAGGGCTGCGAGAAGTCATTTACATTTACTTTCTAGACAGCCCTTTCTTTATATAAATCCTAAAATCCGCACAAGAACCTCTTTATTGCCCCCTATAAATAGTATTTACCTTCTCAAATTGTTACAATTAAATAGGTGACTATAGCACATTGATATTCTACTAAATCATTTTTAGTCAGATTCGCTTTTAAAGCTTATGAGTATTCATTTTCTTGGCTCATATCATAAGCAGAACTATAAAGGAATTCATTCAATAGGAGGAACACTTACAAATTGAATCAGATACCACGAAAACGTTATCGCCTTGAAATTGAAGGGGTTCGAGCCATTGCAGCTTTGTTAGTTGCTATTTATCATATTTGGTTGAACCGCGTCTCTGGTGGCGTTGATGTTTTTTTTACAATTTCAGGATTTTTAATTACGACATCGCTACTGTCTAGCTATCAAAAAGAAGGAAAACTTAAACCCTTCTCATATATCATTAGATTATTAAAAAGACTAGTACCGTCTGCTTGGTTTATTGCATTAACTACTTTTATTTTAAGTATCTTTTTAGCACCTGCTTATACAAGACCACAATATTTTTCTGAGCTTGTCGCCTCTTTGTTTTATTTTGAAAACTGGCGGTTGGCTTTTGACGCTGTTGATTATTTAGCGCAAAATAATGAAGCGAGTCCTTTTCAACATTATTGGGCTTTAGCGATTCAGTTTCAGTTTTATATCATTTGGTTGGTTTTATTTTCAGTCGCAATGGGCATTAAGAAATTAATTCCTTCCCTTACATATAAAAAAGTTGTGCTTACATTGTTTGGTCTAGTATTTATTTTTTCTATAAGTTATTCGATTTTCTTAACGGATGCGAATCAACCCTTTGCCTACTATCATACATTGACACGTGTATGGGAGTTTTCTTTAGGTGGGATATTGGCTTTAGTCATTCACCGAGTCACTTTCCCTAAGGTGATCGCTTGGTTTACAGGATGGATTGGGTTAGTTGCTTTGTTACTTGTAGGCTTAGTCTTGCAAGTATCAACTGTATTTCCTGGTTACGCTGCTTTATGGCCAACAGGTGCAGCGATTTTAATTTTACTTGCAGGCAATCAAAGTACTCGATTTAGTGCCTATAAAATATTGGCATCTAAGCCACTCGTATCCTTCGGGAAAGTTTCTTACGCGTTTTACCTATGGCATTGGCCGATTCTCGTACTATTTTTAAAATACTTTGAACGAGGAACTGTGACGATTAAAGCTGGGATTGCAATGATTGTCCTTTCCATCGCACTTGCTTACTTTACAATTTATGTTATTGAAACGCCTTTACGAACGATGCGGACCACTACAAAACAAACTGCACTCTATTTAGCAGCTTTAAGCATTGTTGTAGGTGGCTCCTTATGGTTTTATTATGGAAAAACAATTCCAAAACAAATGCTTGTTTCTACATATGGCGATAATTTAGGTGCAACTGCTCATCAAGTAGAAAAAACTCCATTTTATTATGATGAAGAAACATTAACACCTACAATAGAGCAAAGTTTATTTGACCGTTCTTCAATCTATGAAGACAAATGTATACAAATTAATAACAGAACAGACGTCATTGAGTGTGAATATGGAGAAGTAGAAGACTATGAATATACAATCGCATTAGCTGGTGGTTCCCACGCTGCGCACTGGAAACCGATGTTAGATGAGTTTGGAAATGAAAATCAGGTAAGAATTAAAACGATGTTAAAAGGAAATTGTCGTTTTTCTACAGAAGATACAACTGATACACCCGATTGTGAGGATTGGTTTGAGAATGTTGTGCAGGCATTGAAACAAGATCCACCTGATTTAATCTTTACACATGGTGACATCTCGTCAAATGAATGGAAAGACGAAATTCCGAACGGCTTTAAAGAAGCCTGGGCTATTTTTGAGAAGGAACATATTCCTATGTTTTTAGTACGAGACACCCCTCGTCATGACTTTATGATCCCATACTGTTTAAATGACGCGGAAGGTGATTTAATTGAAAACTGTCGCACGCCAAGAAATGACGCCATCTCACCTGTAAACTTACTCGAAAACACAACTGACTTACCAAAAAGTGCGCATGTATTTGATGCAACCGATTACTTTTGTGATGATGAATATTGCTATCCAATTATCGGGAACATCATTGCATATTTCGATAATAACCATATTACAGCGTCTATCTCGCGGACATTCATGCCGATTCTTGAAAATGATTTAAAAGAAGCATTGATCAATAGCGAGCGCTTGAAAAAACTTCGTGACCCTAAATAGCATAAACACTTGATTACCATATTTGCTTGATAACCTTGTAATCATAAAAGAACAGCCCACTATGAGGCTGTTCTTTTCATTTTGAATCTATTTAGAGAGAGTGAGAGATTGAAACGCTTTCAGAAAATCTCATACTATCTTTTATCTATTCGCGTTAAAAATGCAGCAATCTGATAACGTTTTACATCTTCAAGTGGACGATAAAAGCCATCTTCCACAACTGTAACCTGATTTGCTCGTAATACGTGAATATAATCAAATGCCCAATCATCTTTTGGAACATCTATTAATAAATCATATTGTGCTGGACTTGCTTTCAAATCATATGAGTTCACTAATATCTTTGCCATTTGTTTTCGTGTTAAGAACCCATCTGGATCAAACGTAGTCGGATTTTTTCCAGACATAATCCCGGCCTCTACGACCGCCGCAATCTCTTTGGAATAACGGTGGACTACAGGCACATCACTAAAATTCGTATGGTTGTTTGATGAAATATTTAATACCCTGCTAATTAGCACGGCTGCATGTGCACGGGTAATACGATTGTCAGGGTTGAAACTACCGTCAATATCCCCTAGAATCCATCCTTTTTCAACTGCATACGCAATGTCCTCAACTGCACGATGATTTAAAGGAACATCATTGAATAATGGTTCTCTGTAAGTCTCTCCATATTCGGCAACTAAACGATCTACATAAATACTGCCTTTATTCTTCTTTGTAGAACTTGGCTCAGCAATATAGATTCGATCTAATGAGATCGGTCCCATTATGTTTTTAGGAATCGTTGCTTTAACATACTTCCACCCTTGCCAGCTTAATCCACTGTTTTCCGTAAAGTCGATTGTGTGCACGGAACCTTTTTGATCTGTAATTTGTCCACGCAGCCAATGCGAAGCACCATCTCCATAAACCCATACTCCTAGATAAGTAGGTTTCACTAGCATTTCAATTGGCTTTTTTGCTACTGCATAGGAAGCTGATGTCCCATCCTTATAACCTGTAAAATCATACGATAATTTCAGGGCTGTATTTCCATCTTTTGAAGGGGCTTTTAGGCCTTCAAAACTTAATGAAGTGATTGCTCTTGCAGATGCCGATTCCCATTCAGTTGATTTTTCAAATGAATGGACTAATTTACCACCATTTAAAATTTTCATAGATTTAGAAACAGATTTCGAACCAACTGTAGCCGTTACTGTTCCTTCTCCCGATTCATTTGCTATTAATAATCCGTTTTGATTGATACTTCCTAACGCGGGTGATGCGTTCCACTGTATAATACTTTCTGAAAGTGCTAATTGTTTCCCGTTTGTATCATAAGCTTTAGCAACAAATTGAACGGTATCATTTGCACCTATTTCACTATTGCCGCCTTCTATCTTTAACGATGCTGGTTCAGCTAACACTTCGATTGGAAATGATTTCGTTGCATTTCCCATTTTCGCAGTAATTGTACCTTTTCCTAATTTCTTAGCTGTAAATAATCCAGTCGATGAAATTGTACCAATATCCCCTTCGACCGAATAAGTAATTGCCGTTGGATTTACTGCGACCGGATTAAAGTAAGTATCTAATCCACTAATTACATTTATTGAAGTTGTACCGCCAACTAATAAAGAAGAGGGTCCTTTTAACTGTGCTTCAATTGTCGTCGCTGGACCGGTTTTCGTGAGAGATACAGCCCCTAAAGCGGCAGATATTGCTCGTTCAATGTTATCGGAAGGACTATTAAACAGACTAGGATACAAATCTCCGCGTTTACGAACCGCCATCGTTGTAGAGCCGCCCCCGTCTAGGTTTAACGCAGCGTACGCACCAATGGATACGAGATACTCACTAAACTCTGTTAAGTTCATGCCCGTACTCCCCGTCTTTCTACCATCTACTGTAACCAAGTATACTTTTGAACCATCTTGATTAATCGCGACGGCTGTTCGTGGATGAATCGATTTCGCTCTAAAACTATTTGGATCAATTGTCATATCGACTTTCCCATTCTGAACAAGTAACGGCCCGCTCGCCAATACAAAGTCAGCATTTTTCCAAGGTGCTTTCAAGTCAATTGTTAACGATACGTCATCTCCAACTTTCACATCTTTAAATAGTGCTGCTTGCTCCCCGCCCTGGATTGAAATAACCGCACCGTTTGCGGGGATTTTACTATCACGGCTACCATATGGTGTAATGGCAGATACTTTTGCAGTTACTTTTTGACCTAAACGATACCCCGCTTCAATAGAACTAGATAAATTTGTTATGACGAACTCTACGCCAAATTCATTTTGTCGAGTAGAATCGAAACTATAAGAGGGTGTATATAAAATAGTTTCATTCGCAATACGTGCTTTGTTAATGTTTGAAATGCTCTGTTTGACATTCCCTATTTCTACTGTAGCTTCATAATCAAATTTTCCAATCTGCCCTTTCCCGTTTTGATCAATTCCAAATGCAGTTGGAACACTCATATATTCATCGTTTCCAGTTGATATAACGCCATATGTATTTACAATCCCATCCGAAGACAATAAATAGGCGGGTGCCCCTGAATTTGTATGGAAGAACGAAGCATTTATCCCAGCAACGACATGATTCCCTTCATAAGAATTTCCTTTCAATAAATTCGTTAAACGTGCTCTTGAATTGAGTGGAGTTGGAATAATCGCATCTACCGTTACTTCAGGGCGATTGACATCCACTTCAACCGTATGAATTGACTGCGCTTTATTTTTCCATTGGGTATCTCCTTTTTTATACTCAACACCTGGCGTCACTGTGAAATAATGTGCAGATGCCGTTGAAAAAGGTTGCAGCATAAGCAGTACTGCACATGACAGAATAATCTTTAAAATATTTCTCATCAGTCTAAATTACACTCCTTCTCTATGTATCTCCTAGATTTCTAACTGTTTTCATTCTCAACATTATTATACATGAAAGTCTCTTAAACAACTTAATAGAATCATAGTCCACAAGCTTCTCAAGCAAAAACCATCCTTTTCGCCTATACGAAAGGATGGTTCTTTGCGTTTCTATTTTTTATAGCTAATCACGTGATTGTAATCTTTTAATTGTTCTTCAAAACCTAATGAAATCAATTGGTCATAAAGCGTATCTAACATTTCTACTTCATTTTCAATCAGATAATCAATTTTACTGCTCATTAATTCCTTGTGGACATCACTGTAAGGGATTTGAAGTTTTTCATAATATTCCACGCCAGTCGCAAGATCCGACAATGTTAATGTATCATAATCTTTTCCTTCAAACGTATAGTCGCCATTAATCTGATACCACAAGTCACCGTTTGTCGGATTAATCCACATAGTTCCTATATCTTCAACAGCTTGCTTAATTTTCAATGCGACTTGTAAATACTCATCATTATTCGTTTGTTGATACGCATTAAATAAGTAACTCATTTCACCTAGCGCATGGTTAAGCGACACATGTGTTTTCTTTGTCTGCACGTCAGAATAATAGTCTAAAATGTAATAACCCTTTTCTGTTCGTAATATATTATCGATATCTTCTTGTTCACTTAAAAAGTCTGCATACAACAAGTAACTATCTTTCAACGCTTCATTTTTCAAAATATCTCCAGCACTACTTAAAAATAGTGCTATATTTTCATTATGACGGGTATCCGTATACGGTGCGATAATCCCGTACTCATTTTTTAACCAAGTACTCGTATATTCAGTTTCCCATAAAGATGTATCTTCTTTAAAATCCCATAGATAATTCACTGAATTTACGATCATGTCATAATAAAAACGTTCAGGTTGCAGCGTATAATTTTCCACAAAAGGCGTTCCTTGTAATACGACTAAATTTCGTCCATATCCTAGCTTCGTTGAAGGTTCAACAGACCATGGTAATTTCGTATAAGGTCCTATAGACGTTAACCACTTTCTCGAAGAAATAAAATTATGATTCGTCTCTGCTTTATATTCCTTCATGACCTTTTCAGAGCTAAATAACTTCTCATTACTAATTAAAAGCCAGTTTTCACTAATTTGATCCTTTTCTGTCGTACGTAATTCAAGCTCAAATAATAACGAACCATCGTCTTCGGTAATATTCAAATGTTTATCTTCATTTACTAATTCGCGCAAGACACTTTCTTTGCCATCTTCATAAACAGTGCTTAATTCGTGAGAAATATAGTTTTGAGATAAAAATAAATTATACTGACTCCCTATTGAATATAATCCTTTTACATTTGAAGTATAATCAATTCCAAACACACGATCATGTTCTTGTTCAATCTCTTCTTCAAATTGGAAAAATGCATATTTTCGCTCATCGTGAAAGATTAATTTTATCGGGATTGTTGCAGCTTCTTCTGTTAGTCTTTCAAATCTTGAAAAGACATACTTATCTTCATTATCTATTTCTCGAATAACAATTTCTAAGTTTCCAATTCGCTCATTATTTCTATGAAGCGCATATTCAAATACCTCATCATTGGCATTAATTTTTTCTTGTATCTCTTGTTTTTCTAATTGAAAATTATACCCATAGCTTAGTAAACTTACGCCATCTTTTAAAGCTAATACGATATAATCGCCTTCAGGGTTTTCTTTTTCAAAGTCAACGTTTTCTTTCTTTAACTTGTCGAATTCTTTTTCACCTGATTTGATAGTAACATTCATACCCTTTACTGCAATGAGGCTTATCAGTACAATGAAGAATAATCCAATGGCATAAAGGATCCATTTATTTTTTTTCATTTGCATTTCACCTATCCATTTCTAGTGTGTCTAACCTTACTGCGTATTTTACACATCTAAACTATGATACAAAATTAGAGTAGACCAAGCAACTTTCTATTCGATACTAAAATACGTCCTCCACAATGGAGTAAGATAATACCCTCTATATAAAGCATGACCAATTCAAATTGATATAATCAGAGAACATCCATTATACTGGGGATATATTAAATGATTGGATGAATTATAAACATTTACTTTTCGTTACAGAAGGAGCTTGTTAGATGAGAAAAAAACTATTCTTTTTATTAGTATTCACTTTTGTCTTTATTCCACTTTCACCTTCTTACGCGAGTGATGAACAGATGTATATTGTTTCATTCAAAAGTGAAATTGATGAACAAATCATTGAGTCTTCTGGCGCAAAAATTATTGAATCCTTAATCAATAGTCCAATCGTTATTATTAGTGCAAATGAAAGTGCACTTGCTAAGTTACAAAATGCAGATCATATTGAAGCAATAGAAAAAAACAAAAAGATTACGATTGCAGCGCAGGAAGTAAATTGGGGAATAAAGCCAGTTAAAATACCTCACGCATGGGAAACTGGCTATACAGGGAAAGGCGTAAAAATAGCAATCATTGATACAGGCGTTGGTCCACATGAAGATTTAAAAGTTGCAAAAAACGTTTCGTTTGTCGCGCTGGAACCATCGAATACGGATTATAATGGACACGGTACGCATATTGCAGGGATTATTGCTGCGCTTGATAATCATTTTGGGGTAAAAGGAGTCGCCCCAAACGCCGCACTCTATTCACTAAAAGTATTTAACAAACATGGTGATGGTTACACACATGATGTGATTAAAGCGATTGACTGGGCGATTGAACATGAGATGGATATGATCAACTTAAGTTTAACTTCTGAAATCCACATGTCTTCGTATGAAAATATCATTAATCGTGCATATGAAAAAGGATTACTAATCGTCGGGGCAGCGGGAAATTCAACTTCAATTAATATAGGCATAGATAATGTTAAATACCCTGCAAGATTTGAAAATGTAATTGCCGTATCATCAGTCGATTGGGATGGGAAAAAAGGCTTTTATTCATCAGTTGGACCAGCTGTTGAAGTCGCCGCACCTGGCGTTCGTATTTATAGTACCTATGCAGGAAATTCATATTCATATTTACAAGGGACTTCAATGGCAACAGCGTTCGTAACAGGACATTTAGCTTTGTTAAAGGAGGCCTATCCTCACCTGTCGAATGTTCAATTACGAAAAAAAATGATAGATGATGTAGTTGATTTAGGACCTAAAGGAAGAGATTTAGTTTTCGGATATGGACTAATCCAGGCTTCCACGTATGATTTACCACTATACGAATATCCCGCAACGCATAATCCTGTAACTGAACTGATTGTTTCTACTACAAATGTGGTCGGAAAAGTAAATGATACAATAAAAGTTAATGTGGATGCTCGTTTGAAAAATGGGCAAAAAATTGATGTCTCTGATTTTACAAAATGGACATTTGAACATCCAGAGATTGCTTCATCGAGAGGTGGGCGAATTGATTTGCATCAAGAAGGTGAAACAACTCTACAGGTAGATTATGGAGGGTTATCATCTCAACTCTCAATTACAGTAGCTCCTGACTCAAATCCTTCTACTACTGAAGGATTGCCTTTCACGGATATTCCTGCAGATTTTTCGGCAAAGGATGAAATTCATGACATTTATAAAAAACAAATCATCCGTGGCTATGCGGATCGAACATTTAGACCACGCAATCCGATTCAACGACAACATGTTTCCGCGATTATTACACGTACGTTAGAACTTGAACAAAAAGTTGCATTTAAACCATTTTTAGATGTCAGTATGCACTCACCTTACTACTATGAAATTATGAAAACGCAACAGGCAAATATTTTCTCAGGGGATGCAAACAAATTCCATCCGCAAAAATATTTAACGAGAGCACAAATGGCAAAA
This window of the Sporosarcina ureilytica genome carries:
- a CDS encoding acyltransferase family protein, encoding MNQIPRKRYRLEIEGVRAIAALLVAIYHIWLNRVSGGVDVFFTISGFLITTSLLSSYQKEGKLKPFSYIIRLLKRLVPSAWFIALTTFILSIFLAPAYTRPQYFSELVASLFYFENWRLAFDAVDYLAQNNEASPFQHYWALAIQFQFYIIWLVLFSVAMGIKKLIPSLTYKKVVLTLFGLVFIFSISYSIFLTDANQPFAYYHTLTRVWEFSLGGILALVIHRVTFPKVIAWFTGWIGLVALLLVGLVLQVSTVFPGYAALWPTGAAILILLAGNQSTRFSAYKILASKPLVSFGKVSYAFYLWHWPILVLFLKYFERGTVTIKAGIAMIVLSIALAYFTIYVIETPLRTMRTTTKQTALYLAALSIVVGGSLWFYYGKTIPKQMLVSTYGDNLGATAHQVEKTPFYYDEETLTPTIEQSLFDRSSIYEDKCIQINNRTDVIECEYGEVEDYEYTIALAGGSHAAHWKPMLDEFGNENQVRIKTMLKGNCRFSTEDTTDTPDCEDWFENVVQALKQDPPDLIFTHGDISSNEWKDEIPNGFKEAWAIFEKEHIPMFLVRDTPRHDFMIPYCLNDAEGDLIENCRTPRNDAISPVNLLENTTDLPKSAHVFDATDYFCDDEYCYPIIGNIIAYFDNNHITASISRTFMPILENDLKEALINSERLKKLRDPK
- a CDS encoding phosphodiester glycosidase family protein — encoded protein: MRNILKIILSCAVLLMLQPFSTASAHYFTVTPGVEYKKGDTQWKNKAQSIHTVEVDVNRPEVTVDAIIPTPLNSRARLTNLLKGNSYEGNHVVAGINASFFHTNSGAPAYLLSSDGIVNTYGVISTGNDEYMSVPTAFGIDQNGKGQIGKFDYEATVEIGNVKQSISNINKARIANETILYTPSYSFDSTRQNEFGVEFVITNLSSSIEAGYRLGQKVTAKVSAITPYGSRDSKIPANGAVISIQGGEQAALFKDVKVGDDVSLTIDLKAPWKNADFVLASGPLLVQNGKVDMTIDPNSFRAKSIHPRTAVAINQDGSKVYLVTVDGRKTGSTGMNLTEFSEYLVSIGAYAALNLDGGGSTTMAVRKRGDLYPSLFNSPSDNIERAISAALGAVSLTKTGPATTIEAQLKGPSSLLVGGTTSINVISGLDTYFNPVAVNPTAITYSVEGDIGTISSTGLFTAKKLGKGTITAKMGNATKSFPIEVLAEPASLKIEGGNSEIGANDTVQFVAKAYDTNGKQLALSESIIQWNASPALGSINQNGLLIANESGEGTVTATVGSKSVSKSMKILNGGKLVHSFEKSTEWESASARAITSLSFEGLKAPSKDGNTALKLSYDFTGYKDGTSASYAVAKKPIEMLVKPTYLGVWVYGDGASHWLRGQITDQKGSVHTIDFTENSGLSWQGWKYVKATIPKNIMGPISLDRIYIAEPSSTKKNKGSIYVDRLVAEYGETYREPLFNDVPLNHRAVEDIAYAVEKGWILGDIDGSFNPDNRITRAHAAVLISRVLNISSNNHTNFSDVPVVHRYSKEIAAVVEAGIMSGKNPTTFDPDGFLTRKQMAKILVNSYDLKASPAQYDLLIDVPKDDWAFDYIHVLRANQVTVVEDGFYRPLEDVKRYQIAAFLTRIDKR
- a CDS encoding S8 family peptidase, with amino-acid sequence MRKKLFFLLVFTFVFIPLSPSYASDEQMYIVSFKSEIDEQIIESSGAKIIESLINSPIVIISANESALAKLQNADHIEAIEKNKKITIAAQEVNWGIKPVKIPHAWETGYTGKGVKIAIIDTGVGPHEDLKVAKNVSFVALEPSNTDYNGHGTHIAGIIAALDNHFGVKGVAPNAALYSLKVFNKHGDGYTHDVIKAIDWAIEHEMDMINLSLTSEIHMSSYENIINRAYEKGLLIVGAAGNSTSINIGIDNVKYPARFENVIAVSSVDWDGKKGFYSSVGPAVEVAAPGVRIYSTYAGNSYSYLQGTSMATAFVTGHLALLKEAYPHLSNVQLRKKMIDDVVDLGPKGRDLVFGYGLIQASTYDLPLYEYPATHNPVTELIVSTTNVVGKVNDTIKVNVDARLKNGQKIDVSDFTKWTFEHPEIASSRGGRIDLHQEGETTLQVDYGGLSSQLSITVAPDSNPSTTEGLPFTDIPADFSAKDEIHDIYKKQIIRGYADRTFRPRNPIQRQHVSAIITRTLELEQKVAFKPFLDVSMHSPYYYEIMKTQQANIFSGDANKFHPQKYLTRAQMAKIIVEAFNLPLTESAHPFPDVAKTHWANEYIATLYEAGITIGSDGLYHPESFVTRTQFAVFIHRTLNQFRQ